From Sporosarcina sp. FSL W7-1349, a single genomic window includes:
- a CDS encoding methyltransferase, which yields MDDKEYDRLLGVQTAGMREWLTQSSHYNRYEATPYLALEALFQEYDLSREDEVVDFGSGKGRLAFYIANRFRAAVVGIEMNGQLYQEALENKAKFEAKGSRRDPALIQFECCRAEEYAIQPMQNRFYFFNPFSAPVFMTVVGRILQATENREADIILYYPTDAYIEFLEMRTPFRLAKEVPVPGLFEKDENERFLVYRKEKTE from the coding sequence ATGGATGATAAAGAATACGATCGATTATTAGGGGTCCAAACAGCGGGGATGCGGGAATGGCTGACACAGTCATCGCATTATAACCGGTACGAAGCGACTCCTTATTTGGCGTTGGAGGCATTGTTCCAGGAATATGATCTGAGCCGGGAAGATGAGGTTGTCGATTTTGGCAGTGGCAAGGGGCGTCTCGCTTTTTATATCGCGAATCGGTTTCGTGCAGCTGTTGTCGGCATTGAAATGAATGGGCAGCTCTATCAGGAGGCGCTTGAAAACAAGGCCAAGTTCGAAGCGAAAGGGAGCCGTCGTGATCCTGCACTGATCCAATTTGAATGTTGCCGGGCTGAGGAATATGCGATTCAGCCGATGCAAAATAGGTTTTATTTCTTCAATCCTTTTTCTGCGCCGGTTTTCATGACAGTGGTAGGCCGCATTTTGCAAGCGACAGAAAATCGGGAAGCCGATATTATTCTCTATTATCCGACGGACGCCTATATAGAATTCTTGGAAATGCGGACGCCCTTCCGATTGGCCAAGGAAGTTCCGGTCCCTGGCTTATTTGAAAAAGATGAAAACGAGCGGTTCCTAGTCTATCGCAAAGAAAAAACAGAATAA
- a CDS encoding coenzyme F420-0:L-glutamate ligase — MEKERIVGTVSRGLRCPIINKGDNIEQIVVDSVLKASEVEGFSFNDRDIVSITESIVARAQGNYATVDDIAQDVQSKFEDDTIGVIFPILSRNRFSICLRGIAKGAKKIVLMLSYPSDEVGNHLVEIDHLDEKGVNPWTDVLTEKEFREHFGYNKHTFTGVDYIEYYKSIVEEQGIECEVVFSNNAKTILQYTKSVLTCDIHTRNRTKRILKENGGEKIYSLDDILAESVNGSGYNEEFGLLGSNKATEDSIKLFPRDCQPIVDNIQQMLSDKTGKTIEVMVYGDGAFKDPVGKIWELADPVVSPAFTAGLNGTPNEIKLKYLADNNFADLRGDELKKAIADFIENKEDDLVGAMESQGTTPRKLTDLIGSLSDLTSGSGDKGTPIVFIQGYFDNYTK, encoded by the coding sequence TTGGAAAAAGAGAGAATCGTGGGAACTGTTTCGAGAGGTCTGCGCTGTCCGATCATCAACAAAGGCGATAACATCGAACAGATTGTTGTGGATAGTGTGCTGAAAGCTTCTGAAGTCGAAGGTTTTTCATTCAATGATCGGGATATCGTCTCCATAACGGAATCCATTGTGGCCCGAGCTCAAGGCAATTATGCAACAGTGGACGACATCGCCCAAGACGTTCAATCTAAGTTCGAAGATGATACAATCGGTGTCATTTTCCCGATTTTGAGCCGGAACCGTTTTTCTATCTGTCTTCGGGGTATCGCCAAAGGAGCCAAGAAAATCGTTCTCATGCTGAGCTATCCATCGGATGAAGTCGGCAACCACTTGGTAGAGATCGATCATCTCGACGAAAAGGGAGTCAATCCATGGACGGATGTATTGACGGAAAAAGAATTCCGCGAGCATTTCGGTTACAATAAACATACCTTTACAGGTGTCGATTACATCGAATATTATAAATCGATTGTGGAAGAACAGGGCATCGAATGTGAAGTCGTCTTCTCCAATAATGCCAAAACGATTCTGCAATATACAAAAAGCGTGCTGACTTGTGATATTCATACACGGAATCGGACGAAACGGATTTTGAAAGAGAACGGCGGAGAGAAGATTTACAGCTTGGACGACATCTTGGCTGAATCCGTCAACGGCAGCGGCTATAACGAAGAGTTTGGCTTGCTCGGATCAAACAAAGCGACTGAAGACAGTATCAAGCTCTTTCCGCGAGACTGCCAGCCGATCGTCGACAACATTCAGCAAATGCTATCCGATAAGACCGGAAAGACAATCGAGGTCATGGTCTACGGCGACGGAGCTTTCAAAGACCCGGTCGGTAAAATCTGGGAATTGGCGGATCCCGTTGTTTCCCCGGCCTTCACAGCCGGCCTGAACGGAACCCCGAATGAAATTAAATTGAAATACTTGGCGGACAACAACTTTGCCGACCTTCGCGGTGACGAACTGAAAAAAGCGATTGCGGACTTCATTGAAAACAAAGAAGACGATCTCGTCGGAGCAATGGAATCCCAGGGGACAACCCCGCGGAAACTGACCGACCTAATCGGCTCACTCTCCGATCTTACGTCGGGAAGTGGCGACAAAGGAACACCAATTGTGTTCATCCAAGGATATTTTGATAACTACACGAAATAA
- a CDS encoding ABC1 kinase family protein — MLRDKLKHTKRYQEIINAFLRNGFSHFLFRVGLTERDSRAGQIDDELDMNLRNIGIKLRLALQELGPTFIKLGQIASTRRDLIPIEITRELEKLQDHVEPFPFSEVRRIVEAELGNSLEILFDDFNEVPLATASIGQVHLASLPTGEPLAVKVQRPNIQPTIETDLAILDELSGFLEENTEWAQPYRIRQMIREVALSLRKELDYTTEGRNGERIAQQFNDNPHIYIPKTYWEATTPKVLAMERIDGIKVTQVDRLEVAGYDRKLIAERLVDSMFHQVLVYGFFHGDPHAGNVYILPNNVISYIDFGMVGRLGKEMKYHLASLIIHLRKGDSKGMIRTFTDMELLSNETDLKELEHDLDDLQWSYYDMSFEQLNLGEVLVELFAVARRHQINIPSEITLLGKAILSLENILATLDPDFNIMKAIEPYGEKLLLERFSPLRLAKKSWHRLIENVDVLLHLPKDVKKATQTIQRGKLQLNINVQQVKIILRRFDQISNRLSFSIILLAFSILMTGLIIGSAIAGQKNVIWRMPVIEAGSIIAALMFFYMIVSIFRSGRM, encoded by the coding sequence ATGTTACGCGATAAACTCAAACATACGAAACGCTATCAAGAAATCATCAATGCGTTTTTACGGAATGGCTTCAGTCATTTCCTGTTTCGGGTCGGGCTCACGGAACGAGATTCTCGAGCCGGACAGATCGATGATGAATTGGATATGAATTTGCGAAATATCGGGATCAAGCTTCGATTAGCCTTACAAGAGTTGGGGCCTACTTTCATCAAGCTCGGGCAGATTGCGAGCACCCGGCGCGACCTGATTCCTATTGAAATCACCCGGGAACTGGAGAAGCTGCAAGATCATGTGGAGCCCTTCCCGTTCTCCGAGGTCCGGAGAATCGTAGAAGCCGAGTTGGGAAATTCCCTGGAAATCCTTTTTGACGATTTCAATGAAGTGCCTCTGGCGACAGCCTCGATTGGGCAAGTGCATCTCGCTTCCTTGCCGACGGGTGAGCCGCTTGCCGTCAAGGTGCAACGCCCCAATATCCAACCGACCATTGAGACTGATTTGGCGATTCTGGATGAATTGTCCGGATTTTTGGAGGAAAATACAGAGTGGGCCCAGCCCTATCGAATTCGCCAAATGATCCGTGAAGTGGCCCTTTCGTTGCGAAAGGAATTGGATTACACTACGGAAGGCCGAAACGGTGAGCGAATTGCCCAGCAGTTCAATGACAATCCCCATATTTATATCCCGAAAACGTATTGGGAAGCGACCACACCGAAAGTATTGGCCATGGAACGGATTGATGGAATCAAGGTGACACAAGTGGATCGATTGGAGGTAGCAGGGTATGATCGGAAATTGATTGCCGAACGGCTCGTCGATTCGATGTTCCATCAAGTGCTGGTCTATGGATTCTTTCATGGGGACCCGCATGCGGGAAATGTGTACATTTTACCGAACAATGTCATTTCGTATATCGACTTCGGAATGGTCGGTCGGTTAGGGAAGGAAATGAAATACCATCTTGCCTCATTGATCATCCACCTACGAAAAGGGGATTCGAAAGGGATGATCAGGACGTTTACGGATATGGAACTGCTATCCAATGAAACAGACTTGAAAGAGCTGGAGCATGATTTGGATGATCTTCAATGGAGTTACTATGACATGTCCTTTGAACAATTGAATTTGGGCGAGGTGCTAGTGGAGTTGTTCGCCGTCGCCCGTCGCCATCAAATCAACATTCCGTCGGAAATCACCCTTCTTGGAAAAGCGATCCTGTCTCTGGAGAATATCCTAGCCACTTTGGACCCGGACTTCAATATAATGAAGGCGATTGAGCCATACGGGGAAAAATTGCTTCTAGAACGATTTAGCCCCTTGCGACTGGCCAAGAAATCATGGCATCGGCTCATTGAAAATGTGGACGTCTTGCTTCATCTCCCGAAAGATGTGAAAAAAGCGACACAGACGATCCAGCGCGGTAAACTGCAATTAAATATCAATGTCCAACAAGTAAAAATCATTTTGCGCCGATTTGACCAAATTAGCAACCGTCTATCGTTCAGTATCATTCTGCTCGCTTTCAGCATTCTCATGACGGGGCTGATTATCGGCTCAGCGATTGCCGGGCAAAAGAATGTGATTTGGCGGATGCCTGTCATCGAAGCGGGATCGATCATCGCGGCGTTGATGTTCTTCTATATGATCGTATCGATATTCCGATCGGGCCGGATGTAG
- a CDS encoding uracil/xanthine transporter, producing MESNQLKWSVTGLAGFQWLFFMFANTVVIPISVGGAFGLEQVEIVSAIQRSFIVTGIACLLQGFAGHRLALMEGQSGLWWGVILSLAATASTLNLDLLTVGGSIAVGVLISGVLVMVLGLLGMGEVLKKWFTPIVMFVFLLLLANQLITIFLKGMVGLNTGDAIDLKMASFSFLLAALTIFIHVKGKGIVSSLNLLVGMTIGWVGAILLFPGEAAETIRTTPFLNWFPWGPPSLEWGIVLTVVITGLLNTTNTVATLKGAEDIFEKETTPTQYKRSFFITGALTTISGVLGLVPYAPYASSLGFLQSTGIKERAPFVVGSVLFIILGLVPPLSAFFSTIPHSVGNTVLFVAYLQLFRSALRNIEGLTFEPKTVYRVALPALLGLSIMTLPASVFATMPELIQPLVSNGLLMGILAALLMEMIYWIGARLQMNS from the coding sequence ATGGAGTCAAATCAATTAAAATGGTCAGTTACCGGGTTGGCCGGTTTTCAATGGTTGTTCTTCATGTTTGCCAACACCGTCGTCATTCCGATTTCCGTCGGAGGCGCTTTCGGATTGGAACAAGTCGAAATTGTATCCGCCATCCAACGTTCCTTCATTGTTACGGGAATCGCGTGCCTGCTCCAAGGATTTGCGGGGCATCGCTTGGCGTTAATGGAAGGCCAATCCGGATTGTGGTGGGGGGTCATTCTCAGTTTGGCCGCTACGGCAAGCACGTTGAACCTCGATTTATTGACTGTCGGCGGAAGTATTGCCGTCGGTGTCCTCATCTCCGGTGTGCTTGTCATGGTGTTAGGCTTACTCGGCATGGGGGAAGTCCTGAAAAAGTGGTTCACCCCGATTGTCATGTTCGTCTTCTTGCTTTTATTGGCCAATCAACTCATTACCATTTTTCTAAAAGGGATGGTCGGCCTGAATACGGGCGATGCAATCGATTTGAAGATGGCCAGCTTTTCATTTCTACTGGCTGCGTTGACAATTTTCATTCACGTGAAGGGGAAAGGGATTGTCAGTAGTTTGAATTTGCTAGTTGGCATGACGATCGGTTGGGTCGGGGCCATCCTGCTATTCCCAGGGGAAGCTGCGGAGACAATTCGGACGACTCCATTTCTAAATTGGTTTCCATGGGGACCCCCGTCACTGGAATGGGGGATTGTACTTACCGTTGTCATCACGGGCCTGCTGAATACGACAAACACCGTCGCTACGCTGAAAGGGGCGGAGGACATCTTTGAGAAGGAGACGACGCCGACACAATACAAGCGCTCCTTTTTCATCACCGGTGCCTTGACGACCATTTCAGGGGTGCTCGGCCTCGTCCCCTATGCGCCGTATGCGTCGTCATTAGGATTCTTGCAATCCACTGGAATCAAGGAACGGGCCCCGTTCGTCGTCGGCTCCGTATTATTCATCATTCTCGGGCTGGTGCCACCTTTAAGCGCATTCTTCTCAACCATCCCGCATAGCGTCGGGAATACGGTGTTATTTGTCGCCTACTTACAATTATTCCGCTCTGCCCTCCGCAATATCGAGGGGCTGACATTCGAACCGAAAACCGTTTATCGCGTGGCCTTGCCGGCATTGTTGGGGCTATCCATCATGACGTTGCCCGCCAGCGTCTTCGCCACGATGCCCGAACTGATCCAGCCCCTCGTATCAAACGGATTATTGATGGGCATATTGGCCGCCTTGCTGATGGAGATGATTTATTGGATCGGGGCAAGGTTACAAATGAATTCTTAG
- a CDS encoding RraA family protein → MNTQLEKEYQEYKESGRIWGLVPQESIKKIKFPRVSKEIIDQFLEIEDLTTTVSDVLDSLGISGAIPASYIPPVIPGKKIAGPAVTVRNIRARKTPTQGYVDKDFIKMSTRDAYYLAEPGDVLVTDTGGNLDISNMGGHSCTVAQSLGLAGNIVNGAVRDVTTIKNIDYPVWSCGKTPITGKFRIEAIEVNGPITLHDVVVNPGDLMVADDSGICVIPYDKIEYVLEQAQSIVNEEERMHDLIINKAPIDQLKTLFRKRYDG, encoded by the coding sequence ATGAATACTCAGTTAGAAAAGGAGTACCAAGAATATAAAGAGAGCGGTAGAATATGGGGGTTGGTCCCACAGGAAAGTATTAAAAAAATTAAATTCCCTCGCGTGAGCAAGGAAATAATTGATCAATTTTTAGAAATTGAAGATCTAACAACGACAGTATCAGATGTTCTTGATTCACTTGGGATTTCCGGGGCAATTCCAGCATCGTATATCCCTCCCGTCATACCTGGAAAAAAAATAGCTGGACCAGCGGTAACTGTGAGAAATATACGGGCCAGAAAAACTCCTACCCAAGGATATGTGGACAAAGATTTTATTAAAATGTCCACACGTGATGCTTATTATTTAGCTGAGCCCGGCGACGTACTTGTAACTGATACGGGAGGTAATTTAGATATTTCTAATATGGGTGGTCACTCCTGTACAGTCGCACAATCCCTTGGTTTAGCTGGAAATATTGTAAACGGGGCTGTAAGGGATGTTACCACAATTAAAAATATTGATTATCCTGTATGGAGTTGCGGTAAAACACCTATCACTGGAAAATTTAGAATTGAAGCTATAGAGGTAAACGGTCCTATTACATTGCATGATGTGGTAGTTAACCCAGGAGATTTAATGGTAGCCGACGACTCGGGAATTTGTGTGATACCCTATGACAAGATTGAATATGTTTTGGAACAGGCTCAATCCATAGTGAATGAAGAAGAGCGGATGCACGATCTGATTATTAATAAAGCTCCTATTGATCAATTAAAGACTTTATTTAGAAAAAGATACGATGGGTAA
- a CDS encoding LysR family transcriptional regulator, protein MNIEQLYYLIEIADSGSITQAAKKLHISQPSISQSITKLEEKLQVTIFKRSRMGTYPTEIGETIIKKAREIIFKIEELERVGKTKDSLIAGSLSLAAIPSLCITLLPKALEIYKNKYPNVKIEIVEGGSMQVKELVKTGKVDLGLASSREISDYNEELIFESLLTGQIMACVGKQSKLSNRKEISFKEIVKHSIVIFNEQYRMNPYILNKLREYGEPDILLTTGNTEILKKVVIEGLAIGFYADIALKNDPYVYNGDIIPLYIVEQKKDPSTNTHFGILYKSKTHLSAACEEFIKELRTQGMNLKRVSNMK, encoded by the coding sequence ATGAATATTGAACAGCTATATTATCTAATTGAAATAGCCGATTCAGGCTCCATCACGCAAGCTGCAAAGAAACTACATATTTCACAGCCCAGTATTAGCCAATCCATAACTAAATTAGAGGAAAAGTTACAAGTGACTATATTCAAGCGATCAAGGATGGGAACATATCCAACGGAAATTGGTGAAACAATTATAAAAAAAGCAAGAGAAATTATTTTCAAAATAGAAGAATTAGAGAGAGTGGGGAAAACAAAAGATTCTTTGATAGCGGGAAGTCTTTCATTAGCTGCGATTCCAAGTTTATGTATAACACTGTTACCGAAAGCATTGGAAATTTACAAGAATAAATATCCCAACGTCAAGATAGAAATAGTGGAAGGAGGATCCATGCAAGTAAAAGAACTCGTAAAGACCGGCAAAGTGGATTTGGGACTAGCTTCTAGTCGTGAAATATCGGATTATAACGAAGAACTCATTTTTGAATCGTTATTGACCGGACAAATTATGGCTTGTGTAGGGAAGCAATCAAAATTATCTAATCGGAAGGAAATTTCTTTTAAAGAAATTGTGAAACATTCGATTGTGATATTCAATGAGCAATATAGGATGAACCCTTATATACTGAATAAATTGAGGGAATATGGAGAACCGGACATATTATTAACAACGGGTAACACAGAAATCTTAAAAAAGGTAGTTATCGAAGGACTTGCTATCGGTTTTTATGCAGATATTGCGTTGAAAAATGATCCGTATGTATACAATGGCGATATCATCCCATTGTATATTGTTGAGCAGAAAAAAGATCCAAGTACGAATACGCATTTTGGGATATTATATAAAAGTAAAACACATTTATCGGCAGCCTGTGAAGAATTTATAAAGGAATTGAGAACCCAAGGAATGAATTTAAAAAGAGTATCTAATATGAAATAG
- a CDS encoding EAL domain-containing protein, with translation MVLDAIKNIPSISLLLDEKFCVWITDRQGLFTYVNKNFCLLSQYEESELIGQSFSMVHPHFAAERSIPQVEKEIAEKKVWQRNLKNFAKDGSPFWVYATVIPILDEHGATTHFLSVDTDITSKELTDFKYKEAVENLRNIENALNQSSVVVVTDPAGKITYVNDKFLKLSKYSSEELIGKTHRVVNSGHHPKDFFRDMWQTIRSGQIWRGDIRNQAKDGSAYWVNTTIVPFLDKSGKPYQYIAIRTDITAKKEAEESLQEALKNDFRQTVKNLQNAIFKYTLDEDGEIVFTLIEGKIAEKFNFTAEKLNVNMKQIKHLKTTTDNVYKHLMLGMQGKETDFELSFRDFTFLFYLSPIFEDGQVVEVVGTASDITERKQAERTIERMAYYDSLTGLPNRRLLKECVKEAIQKAKLKEEKLAIMFIDLDRFKNVNDSMGHLVGDQLLKAVGERLKVCVRDKDVVARLNGDEFVIMFPSTNTAQVESVAARIIDEISEPFLFSSVEVYISGSIGISMFPQDGDDYDTLLSNADSAMYLSKEYGKSTYQFFTKELREAMLEKTLLEMELRQALKKGQLYLHYQPQFNTKTGQLKGLEALARWDHPSLGPISPGRFIPIAEETGLILPIGNWVMRTACTQVKNWEKKGLPSVRISVNVSPRQFMQPAFVSQVQNILHETGLHPKKLNIEITESMTMDVDHCLSVLSQLNEIGVSVSIDDFGTGYSSLSYLGSFPISHLKIDQSFVREMSPKNRVIVKSIIDLAKNLNLNVIAEGVETEEQALFLSNLQCDEVQGYLFSKPLPINEVEELLIEAHTNSEVSS, from the coding sequence ATGGTATTAGATGCAATTAAAAATATCCCGTCTATCTCTCTTCTGTTGGATGAGAAGTTTTGTGTATGGATCACAGATCGCCAAGGATTGTTCACATATGTCAATAAAAACTTCTGCCTCTTGTCCCAGTACGAGGAAAGCGAGCTTATTGGGCAGAGCTTCAGTATGGTCCACCCACACTTTGCGGCGGAGCGTTCCATTCCACAAGTGGAAAAGGAAATTGCCGAAAAGAAAGTTTGGCAGCGGAATTTGAAGAACTTTGCGAAAGACGGCTCTCCTTTTTGGGTTTATGCCACTGTCATTCCCATTTTGGACGAACATGGCGCTACGACCCATTTCTTATCAGTTGATACGGACATTACAAGCAAAGAGTTGACCGATTTCAAATACAAGGAAGCGGTCGAAAATCTTAGAAACATAGAAAATGCGTTAAACCAGTCCTCCGTTGTTGTCGTGACCGACCCTGCAGGCAAAATCACATATGTTAATGATAAGTTTCTCAAGCTCTCCAAGTATTCATCTGAAGAACTGATCGGAAAAACACATCGAGTCGTCAACTCGGGCCACCACCCGAAAGACTTCTTCAGGGACATGTGGCAGACAATTCGGAGCGGCCAGATTTGGAGAGGGGATATTAGAAACCAGGCAAAGGACGGAAGTGCCTATTGGGTCAATACAACCATCGTGCCTTTCCTCGATAAAAGCGGAAAACCTTATCAGTATATCGCCATCAGGACGGATATCACGGCAAAGAAAGAGGCCGAAGAGTCGTTACAAGAAGCATTGAAGAACGATTTTCGACAAACCGTCAAAAATCTACAAAATGCCATCTTCAAATACACTTTGGATGAGGATGGAGAGATCGTCTTCACGCTGATTGAAGGGAAAATTGCCGAAAAATTCAACTTTACAGCGGAAAAGCTCAACGTAAATATGAAGCAGATCAAACATCTAAAGACGACCACCGACAATGTATACAAACATTTGATGCTCGGCATGCAAGGAAAAGAGACCGATTTCGAATTAAGTTTTCGTGATTTCACTTTCCTTTTTTACTTGTCTCCTATCTTTGAAGATGGACAAGTGGTGGAAGTTGTCGGGACGGCAAGCGATATTACCGAGCGGAAGCAGGCGGAGAGAACAATTGAGCGCATGGCCTATTACGATTCACTGACAGGTTTGCCGAATCGGAGGCTTTTAAAGGAATGTGTCAAGGAAGCAATTCAAAAGGCGAAATTGAAAGAAGAAAAGTTGGCTATCATGTTCATCGACTTGGATCGGTTCAAAAACGTCAATGATTCGATGGGCCATCTTGTGGGAGACCAATTGCTGAAAGCCGTGGGTGAGCGTCTCAAAGTTTGTGTGCGCGACAAAGACGTGGTCGCCCGCTTGAATGGGGACGAATTTGTCATAATGTTCCCGTCCACTAATACAGCTCAAGTCGAGTCCGTCGCCGCCCGGATCATCGATGAGATTTCGGAGCCGTTCCTATTCAGCTCGGTTGAAGTTTATATCTCTGGAAGCATCGGCATCAGCATGTTCCCTCAAGACGGAGATGATTACGACACCTTATTGAGCAATGCGGACTCTGCCATGTATTTATCGAAAGAGTATGGGAAGAGCACCTATCAATTTTTCACCAAAGAGTTGCGGGAGGCTATGCTGGAAAAAACGCTTCTCGAAATGGAGCTTCGCCAGGCATTGAAAAAAGGGCAGCTCTACCTGCATTATCAACCGCAATTCAATACGAAAACCGGACAACTGAAAGGGTTGGAAGCACTCGCAAGGTGGGATCACCCGTCACTCGGCCCCATCTCACCAGGTCGTTTCATCCCGATTGCGGAAGAGACAGGCCTGATCTTGCCTATCGGGAATTGGGTCATGAGAACCGCTTGCACGCAAGTGAAGAATTGGGAAAAGAAAGGCCTCCCGTCTGTCCGCATTAGCGTCAACGTCTCTCCGCGGCAGTTCATGCAGCCGGCTTTTGTATCGCAAGTCCAAAACATACTCCATGAAACAGGACTACATCCTAAAAAGTTGAATATCGAAATCACTGAAAGTATGACGATGGATGTGGACCATTGCTTATCCGTCCTGTCCCAGCTGAACGAAATCGGGGTCAGCGTTAGCATCGATGATTTCGGAACAGGCTATTCATCCCTTAGCTATTTGGGATCCTTTCCGATTAGCCATTTGAAAATCGACCAATCCTTTGTACGGGAGATGTCGCCTAAAAACCGGGTCATTGTCAAGTCCATCATCGACTTAGCAAAAAACTTGAACCTCAACGTCATTGCCGAAGGCGTGGAGACCGAGGAGCAGGCCCTCTTCCTTAGCAATTTACAATGCGATGAAGTACAAGGCTATCTTTTCTCGAAACCTCTTCCCATCAACGAAGTGGAAGAACTCCTCATCGAGGCACATACCAACTCGGAAGTCTCCAGCTAA
- a CDS encoding LysR family transcriptional regulator codes for MVSKLDLYRVFCIVAKSESFSKAAVDLSMTQPAVSQAIMQLERELDTRLFNRTPKGVTLTSEGRLLFEYANSALNLLDTGEKKILEYKNLVAGELKIGVGDTISRYFLLPYLEAFHTKYPNIKFKIVNGTTVELIAYLKSGEVDIGICNFPIDDPTLEFGPRIEIQDTFVYGDKYRRILSKPVDFAELVKLPLIFLESKSNSRQYVEDFILSKGIKISPEFELGSHELLLEFAKINLGIACVTKEFSMDYLNRGLVHEVNLIEKIPKRHIGVCYMKSVPLSSASTRFVQMIGNKK; via the coding sequence ATGGTAAGCAAATTGGATTTATACCGTGTCTTTTGCATTGTCGCGAAAAGTGAAAGTTTCTCCAAAGCAGCAGTCGATTTATCCATGACGCAACCTGCCGTCAGCCAGGCTATCATGCAGCTCGAGCGAGAATTGGACACCCGTCTTTTCAACCGGACACCTAAAGGGGTTACGTTGACTAGCGAAGGCAGACTGTTATTTGAATACGCAAATTCCGCCCTCAACTTACTTGATACCGGTGAAAAGAAAATTTTAGAGTATAAAAATCTAGTAGCGGGTGAATTGAAAATCGGGGTAGGTGATACGATTTCCAGGTATTTTCTTCTACCCTATCTCGAAGCATTCCATACAAAATACCCGAACATCAAATTTAAAATCGTCAATGGAACGACTGTTGAACTTATCGCCTACTTGAAATCCGGAGAGGTCGACATTGGCATCTGCAATTTCCCGATTGACGATCCTACATTGGAGTTCGGCCCCCGCATCGAAATACAGGATACGTTCGTCTACGGGGACAAATATAGAAGGATTTTATCGAAACCTGTCGATTTTGCTGAACTAGTGAAGCTGCCTTTGATCTTCTTGGAATCCAAATCGAATTCGCGTCAATACGTGGAAGACTTTATCCTCTCCAAAGGAATCAAGATTTCCCCCGAATTCGAGCTGGGCTCCCATGAACTATTGCTAGAGTTTGCGAAAATCAATCTGGGGATCGCCTGTGTGACAAAAGAATTTTCAATGGATTACTTGAATCGGGGCCTTGTGCATGAAGTGAATCTTATCGAAAAAATTCCAAAGCGCCATATCGGGGTCTGTTACATGAAGTCGGTCCCTCTTTCCTCCGCTTCTACGAGATTCGTCCAGATGATTGGGAATAAAAAATGA
- a CDS encoding YxcD family protein, with protein sequence MEKLIIPEQDIINALCVLVSRKERVEPEDVEVELLYDDVNGYHAEAFVNGSRQNLQTYHLIEALRSWLKDYLNIDPFAAGIQLQIDDEQGMIAVIH encoded by the coding sequence ATGGAGAAGCTGATCATTCCGGAACAGGATATCATTAATGCCTTATGTGTTTTAGTATCACGGAAAGAACGAGTAGAGCCTGAAGACGTTGAGGTGGAACTGCTCTATGATGATGTGAATGGCTATCATGCCGAGGCTTTTGTAAATGGCTCAAGGCAGAATTTGCAGACGTATCATCTGATCGAAGCGCTGCGGTCGTGGCTGAAAGATTACTTGAACATCGATCCATTCGCCGCAGGGATTCAACTGCAAATCGACGACGAACAAGGTATGATTGCTGTCATTCATTGA